AGAGTTTACAATTATCAATTTGGATCCACGCATGACTTAGGAACCAAAGTAGCATAATTTGTCTGCTGGTCTACATTTGGAAACAGTTAAAATTTCTATTATAAAATGCTTGACTGGGGATAGGAACTAGTTCGCACTTGACCTGATTAACCTTTGGATTACATCAGGAGAACCAgtctggttaaggcaccaggctagaaaccaagaaatagtgagttctagtcctgccttaggcacaaaagctttgggtgactttgggtcagtaacTCTCAGCTCAACGTTCTTCACAATGttgttgtagagaaaataggaACAAGGAGGAGGATTAGACATGTTAGCCACCTTGCATTATTTATAAAAGAAAGgcaggatttaaaaaataaataaattggtagaaTAAATGAGCTGAGTTCTTCACTGGTGTTGTTTACATATATAGGGTGGAACTTGTGAGAAGCAGGTTTTCCAGAACAGGATTTCTCAtctatattctattcttactCTTCCTATTCTCATATCTTCCAAAGTGTTATTTTTGTTTATGAACAGCATCCTTTTCTCATCCCTTTTCCAATGAAAGATATCCTAAAAATCTTTAGCTAAGTCTTTACAGCTGACATCTAGTGGGTAAAAGCTAGTTACGATTCTCTAAGCAATAGAACATTAGAAGATAGTCTTTTAGGGTATCTTGGTAGTTTGAGATATGTAACTTCTGACTCAATAATCCAGCCAAAAAATAAGAGTTGCTGCCTATTCATACTAAGTGATGGCTTCCTTTCCCTGAATGTGTTCAGGCAAAAGAATCTCTTTGGGAttatttaatttggattcctgcattgaGCAGGAAATTGGTCTACTATGATCACTTTTGTGTTAATAGTCAATTAATGATTCCATTGATTAATGACTTGATGCTTAGTGGCCATGAAGTAAACACCAGGAGGTGTACCATGTAATTGTTGACAAGGTTGTCTTCAGGGggaaggtcaaaaaagtcaagatggtgtgtAACACACCACACATAAAAAAAGACAGGGCTTTGATTTTATGGTTATGGTTGTGGCTTTTTTGACTCCCTAATACAAGAGTTACTAATGTTGGCAGctttaaggtgcatggacttcaacttccagaattccccagccagccatgctggctggggaaatctgagggttgaagtccacatgtcatttctctcattttaaagttgccaagtttgtaaATCTCTGCCCTAGCAGACAGCTTGAATTGTTGTGTGTGGGAAGTAGGAATGGAATTAAGTCTTCTGACTCTAAAGAGAACTTAAGGCTGGCAAGCTGACACTTTGGTGAAGAACACTTGTATTGCAATACTTGGGTGAAGGTTTCGCTTATAAAGAGAGCAGTGGTATTTCTGAAAAGTAAGGACTGCAGCAAAGATATGGCTGATCCTGTGGTTAGActcccagtgtttttttttctcttccacttactcttctttctgtttgtttctttaCAGTTCCTTTACAGTTTTGGTGATTTGCCTCCACGTTGGTGACTTGCGTCCACATTCCCCAACCATGGCTGAAGGGGGTACAGATGGGAACCAGCCACCGCGCGAGCATCCCCGCAATTTGCAGGGACTGCTGCAGATGGCGGTCATGGCGGGCAACACCGAACCTGGTCAGACGGCACCTATGTCTGATGAGGTGTGCAACTGGGCTCATCAGGAGAGGGAATCGAGTCCAACGTTTAGACATAAGGGATTCCTGATTATCCAGGCAGGAAGTAGAATATGAAGCAGAGGCCCTAGATTTTCTAGTAGGAAGTTGGAGAAGGATAATGGACTCACTCACGGATTTAAGTCCATCCTTAGACAGGGAAGCTTGCTGGATGGCTTCGGGTAGCTAGCAGAATCTACCTCAtgggtttgtttgggtttttttgggggaaaaaagatgagaGAATGTATAGTTCCTGGAGGAAAGAGTACCTTTAAATCTAGATAGTTTTTCCCATCCTTAGCcgttttaagatatatggacttgaactcccagaataacccctctgggagttgaagtccacacatcttaaaatgactAGGATTGGGAAACAAGTGACTACGAttgggaaacactgatctagatgaTGATGGTAATGTTAATTATCAGCCTGTATTATgtgcaagaagaaagaaaaaattaaaagtatgCATTTCTAACAAACCTTGCCTATGCATTAATGGCAGAATGACTTTTAATAGAATTCATTGTGGGGAAGGTGAAAGCTAAACATTTAAACACTTCAGATGCCCTCAGCAAGGAAATGAAATGATATCATCCTAAATGAAATACTGAGCCGTCCTAGGAATTAGGAAAACCTGGATTTAATCTATCCCTAGACATGATAATATTggatctgtctgtttgtctgtctgtctccctctgtctgtctctctctctctctctctctctctctcaaatcaaTTTAGATAATAGGATtattgttgatttttttccccctggttcTTTTTTAGTTGTACTAGtttttgtgtgggtttttttttttgtaatttactGATTAGTTACTCACTGATGATTGTGTTGTTATAttgcctttgggacaactgtgccACCATCTTCATACTGCATGTTGCTGTGAGAGAAAAAATAAGCTCTAATATGGCATTTAAAGCATCCTAAGCACAAAAAGAGAAGATTGTTTACCAATTTtcattcctctcctcttcttcactCCATCTAATGGCCAATTTTTCAGAGGAGACagtggttgcaggaagccatggtTGAGGCATTTCGTGGGCAAATGGATGAAGTGGAGCAAATGAAGGAATGTCTGCGTATTTTGGAAGAGTTAAGCCCAGGAGCAGAACGTGGGGAAAGTTCAGAGGAAACGCATTCAGATCTTGACCGAAGGGAAAATGCCCTCGATGTACTGGCAGAGTTGTGTGAAAATTTGGATAATGCTGCAGGTACAAAAACAATCTCATATCTGTGTCAGTGGtgcaattcagccagttctgtccagaTTCAATCGATAGCGGAAGctgcgggaggttccgcccacctgccctgatgtCATTTTTTACCCTTTGCGCATGCGTGAAACGCTCTGCGCGTGCGTGTAGGTAGtacgtgtgctcacatttgcaaactggtagtgaaggtaagtgaatactacccccgATCTCTGTGTGTGAAAAAATTGTTAATTGAGCATAAGAGGTCCATGCTGCAGTATTATTTTCCCGATTCCAACTCATATTTCAGGCAAAGGAGACATATATCTTTCTAAAAGGAAGTTCACTTATAGCACAGGGTttcccaacctcggcaactttaagacatgtggacttcaacttggagAATTTCCTCAGTCAGCACTTCCAGCTGAAGAATtccaggagctgaagtccacacattttcttaaaagtttggGAAACATTGACTTAAATCAGTGATTGCAGCCAAGCCAAACTATTGCAAGATAAGGAATTAAAAACCAGCTGAGCTGAATAAAATTCTTGTCCTCCCCTACCCACCATATGGTCATTtgtccaagaaaaagaaaattttcatCAGTACCTTCCAAAGAAAATGTAACAGAAGGATTCAATCAAAAGAGAGCAACTTTTTGAAAGCCAGCTCGTACACTGATTTTTATGACTACAAGGATTATGATCATGCTTTTAATGCAAATTGAGACGACCTATTTGGGAAAGAAATTTTTAAAGGGATGGATTTTTCATGGTTTTACATgtataaaatcaaatcaaaggcctgtttttgttttatttctgagaAATTGCACTTTGCAATTGGGCAATTTGAGGCAATATAATCTGGGTAGACTTCAAAGGACTTTGGGATGGGAAGTACACATGGGTGCAGATCATTGACTGACAGGTATAATCCTTAATATGCAACATACGTTAATGAAATCACCGGAGAATCACAAAAGTAAAACCACAGATTCCCACAATTTTCACATAGGCATATttactgtggaattctgggagttggagtccacatatCTGGAGGTCATTCAAGTTGAGAAAGCAGTTGTATCCTTACTCCTTGAGCCACAACAGAGTGATTAAGGCCAGGAGAAGTTAGCTGGTATTCTGCCAGTATCATTGTAGACATTCCTTGAGTAATAACTGTAATCAGGCCCAGAATTACTGTTATAAATCATGTTTGTCTTTAAGCgactgacctgattttacaactttttttgtgtgtcagtggttaagtgaatcactatggcTTTTCAGCAAATCTGAGGTTATTAAACAAACCCATTGTCtgcaatggcttttttttttttgctagaaactggaagaaaacagcaatttcaggcaaaaaaaatgcaaattgtgGACACATAAATTTCAGATacggcaaatggccataaatgcagtcTTTTTGCTGAACaccaaaatatgatcacatgaccatgggtgtgtgtgtgtcagaactTTGTATTCAAGTCATAAATGTATTTTGGTGCACCGTCATAAGTTTGAACTATTGCTAAGTGAATACAAggtacaaggactacctgtaccgctTTCAATCATCTTCCAGATTTCTGCAAACTGGAGGGCATGCGGCTGTTGGCCCACCGATACTTGGAACATGAAGAGCAGGAACTGCGATGGCGAGCTGCCCATCTGGTTGGCACCTGTGCCCAGAATGTACCCAAGGTTCAAGAGCAGGCCCTGGCACTGGGCTGCATGAGGAAGCTGCTGCGGCTGCTGGATCATGACCCCAGCGAGGCTGTTCGGATCAAGGCGCTCTTTGCCATTTCTTGTGAGTGGGAAACAATGGCTGCTTAGTGAACGGAGAGCCAAGCTGAAAGCGTTATAGGAGATTTATCCCAGCATTGCTGTTAGCTGTGCaataggggaagaaagaaatctagtgtttttatttatatagacAACAGTAAAAGAGAAATGGGTGGTTAAGAAATacgaagtatgtatgtatgttatgcctgcatgcatgtatgtataaataCCAAGCAAGCAAGCAGTGGAACCATTTATGAtagggaaaaaggaggaggaagattatAGTGCTTGCATAGCACCACTTTCCTGATCAGTTAGGAAACCATTCAgttttttcaactttttaaaatatgattaggattattatttatttgtttgtttatttgtttattatttatatttttataccgcccttttccgaagactcagggtggtgtacagccagaataaaacagaacacaacagttaaaaacaatattCAATAAAAATCTTATTCGATTTGGCTAAAAGTataagataaaaattataaaagaccctataaaaccctataaaaccccattaaaattcccattaggccagccctgctcaatgaaataagaaagtcttgagctcgcgcttaaaggtccggaagtcagggagtatgcgtagccccacaggtacttcattccacagggcaggtgcccccaccgagaaggctcttcccctgggagccgccagccggcattgtttggctgacagcaccctaaggaggccttccctgtgagagcgcacaggtcgatgggaggctgttggtggcagtaagcggtcccgtaaatatcccggtcccaagccttggagcgctttaaaggtgataaccaacaccttgaactgcacccggaagaccaccggcaaccagtgcagcctgcgtaggagaggtattatatgggagctacgagatgctccctctatcccccgcgcagctgcattctgtaccagttggagcctcg
Above is a window of Ahaetulla prasina isolate Xishuangbanna chromosome 4, ASM2864084v1, whole genome shotgun sequence DNA encoding:
- the HSPBP1 gene encoding hsp70-binding protein 1, translating into MAEGGTDGNQPPREHPRNLQGLLQMAVMAGNTEPGQTAPMSDERRQWLQEAMVEAFRGQMDEVEQMKECLRILEELSPGAERGESSEETHSDLDRRENALDVLAELCENLDNAADFCKLEGMRLLAHRYLEHEEQELRWRAAHLVGTCAQNVPKVQEQALALGCMRKLLRLLDHDPSEAVRIKALFAISCLVRAQEAGLQQFLRLDGFSVLMRAMQSNVQKLKVKSAFLLQNLLVNHPEHKETLCSMGMVQQLVALVRTEHSTFHEHVLGALCSLVTDFPQGVRECQERELALEELLKERCQLLRNQEEFQEELDFCETLLRLCFHSQPDENNMDR